Genomic segment of Desulfurispora thermophila DSM 16022:
GGATACGGTGGAGGTGGCCCGGGCCTACCACGCGGTCATGCCGGCCGGTACGCCGCTGGTGGTGCTGGTGGACACCTTCAAGGACGAGGCCGAGGAAGCGCTGCGCGTGGCATCCGCCCTGCCCGGCCTGCTGCAGGCCATCCGCCTGGATACGCCGGGCGAGCGGGGCGGTGTGACGCCCGGACTGGTGCGCGAAGTGCGGGCCCGCCTGGATCAGGCCGGCTTTGGCAGTGTGCAGATTCTGGTCAGCGGTGGCCTGACACCCGAGCGCATTGCAGCCCTGCGGGAAGCCGGAGCGGCCGCCTTCGGTGTGGGCAGCTACATTTCGGGCGCCCCGGCCATTGATATGACCATGGATCTGAAAGTGGTAAACGGTAAGCCCGTGGCCAAGCGCGGGCGCATTCCGGGCATTACGCCCACGGACCGGTTGGTACGCCTTATATAAAGCAAAAAACGGCTCCTGTGCGGGCCGTTTTGCCATTTTATATCGCTCTTTGCACTTTACCACTGCGCAGGCAGCGGGTGCAGACCAGGATGCGCCGCGGTGCGCCGTTAACAATGGCTTTTACCCGCTGCAGGTTGGGCACCCAGATTCTCTTGGTCCGGATGTGGGAGTGGCTGTACTGCATGCCAACTGTAACGCCTTTGCCGCAAATTGCACAGACACGGGCCATGAGCGTGCACCTCCTTCTCGTTAAAACCACACAGAAAGATTTTATCAGAAACATTATCTGGATGCAAGGAAAAAGCAGAGTAATTTACGAGCAGTAAAATCTTGACAGATGGTGCCGCGGCCGTTTATGATGTTGGAAGG
This window contains:
- the rpmB gene encoding 50S ribosomal protein L28; the protein is MARVCAICGKGVTVGMQYSHSHIRTKRIWVPNLQRVKAIVNGAPRRILVCTRCLRSGKVQRAI